A DNA window from Streptomyces sp. 71268 contains the following coding sequences:
- a CDS encoding roadblock/LC7 domain-containing protein, which yields MTAPFNAAPRPSSELSWLLDELVERVGSISKALVLSGDGLPTGASRDLTREDGEHLAAVASGFHSLAKGVGRHFEVGRVRQTIVELDDAFLFVTAAGDGSCLAVLADADSDVGQVAYEMTLLVKRVGTHLGTAPRSSG from the coding sequence ATGACCGCACCATTCAACGCCGCGCCGAGGCCATCGAGCGAGCTGAGCTGGCTGCTCGACGAGCTGGTCGAGCGGGTGGGAAGCATCAGCAAGGCACTCGTGCTCTCCGGCGACGGACTGCCCACCGGCGCGTCACGGGACTTGACCCGGGAGGACGGCGAGCACCTGGCCGCCGTCGCCTCCGGATTCCACAGCCTCGCCAAGGGTGTCGGCCGCCACTTCGAGGTGGGCCGGGTTCGGCAGACCATCGTGGAGCTGGACGACGCGTTCCTGTTCGTGACCGCCGCTGGTGACGGAAGCTGCCTGGCCGTGCTCGCCGATGCCGACTCCGACGTTGGGCAGGTGGCGTACGAGATGACGCTCCTGGTCAAGCGGGTCGGCACCCACCTTGGCACCGCTCCGCGGTCCAGTGGGTGA
- the pcp gene encoding pyroglutamyl-peptidase I, translating to MSPSPSEQQPLSYPTTPPRAGHGAVTGAGGTGTDPGGADRPAAGEGEARPRRVLLTGFEPFGGEAVNPSWSAVRQVAAQPLPGVEWSTAELPCVFGAALDALREAVAAAEPDIVLCVGQAGGRPDVTVERVAINVDDARIPDNAGAQPIDEPIVPDGPAAYFAALPIKACVAAARAAGAPASVSQTAGTFVCNHVFYGLMHLIATERPALRGGFVHVPYAPEQVPDGDAPALAVAETAVALRAIAATAAAGTPELRAVGGATH from the coding sequence CCGACGACCCCGCCCCGCGCCGGCCACGGAGCCGTGACCGGCGCGGGCGGCACCGGAACCGACCCGGGCGGCGCGGACCGGCCGGCGGCCGGGGAGGGGGAAGCCCGGCCGCGGCGCGTCCTGCTGACCGGGTTCGAACCCTTCGGCGGCGAGGCGGTCAACCCCTCGTGGTCGGCGGTGCGGCAGGTCGCCGCCCAGCCGCTGCCCGGCGTGGAGTGGAGCACGGCCGAGCTGCCCTGCGTCTTCGGCGCCGCGCTCGACGCGCTGCGCGAGGCCGTCGCCGCCGCCGAGCCCGACATCGTTCTGTGCGTCGGACAGGCGGGCGGACGCCCGGACGTGACCGTCGAACGCGTGGCGATCAACGTGGACGATGCGCGCATACCCGACAACGCGGGCGCGCAGCCGATCGACGAACCCATCGTCCCGGACGGCCCCGCCGCCTACTTCGCCGCGCTGCCGATCAAGGCGTGCGTGGCCGCCGCCCGCGCCGCCGGGGCCCCGGCCAGCGTGTCGCAGACGGCCGGGACCTTCGTCTGCAACCACGTCTTCTACGGGCTCATGCACCTCATCGCCACCGAACGCCCCGCTCTGCGCGGCGGCTTCGTGCACGTCCCGTACGCGCCCGAGCAGGTGCCGGACGGCGACGCCCCCGCACTCGCGGTCGCCGAGACCGCCGTGGCCCTGCGCGCCATCGCCGCCACGGCCGCCGCCGGCACGCCCGAGCTGCGCGCTGTGGGCGGTGCCACACACTGA
- a CDS encoding nitrate- and nitrite sensing domain-containing protein, with amino-acid sequence MRFRGKSIRRKIVALLLVPLVSLTAIWAFATVITSREAIQLMDAADVIDKVGTPAEDAVQAIQKERRQTLIYLADRNSTALAQLRERQHATDTVLDKLRDNARSEDTRDSMNSDSESQLAAFLDSTKGLDELRGKVENNSISRSSAFEKYNFLVDGVYNFRYALHTVPNADIDKHGRAIVAMIRAREALAREDALYVAGVTAKKISWQDLRKMSDLRAERDLIYATNLPVLPVKEQKIIMDYRRTSAAPEALYNVENAIQNAGPSRTIDVVDRKRWEAAVNPSLDDYDRLGKEYTDRYEDDVVRPEAMRVMLRAGAAGVLGFLALLASLFVSIRIGRALIRDLQRLRKDAHEVSGVRLPSVMRRLAAGEQVDVEAEAPRLEYGGDEMGQVGQALNTLQRAAVEAAVKQADMRRGVSEVFVNLARRHQVLLHRQLTLLDAMERRTEDTDELADLFRLDHMTTRMRRHAEGLVILSGAAPSRQWRKPIQLMDVVRAAVAEVEDYERIEVRRLPRLAVNGPAVADLTHLIAELLENAAVFSPPHTAVQVHGERVSNGFTLEIHDRGLGMAPDALLEANLRLAETRDFELSDTDRLGLFVVSRLAQRQGVRVSLQPSPYGGTTAVVLIPANLLSEGEVDQGNEPSGEDTRRLRPSETGIAAIGQGSGGRKGKHARALDNDPLDGPVELEAPITPFEDEEPDDVEGGWFQGRGVPHPGPDATPASEHQQAGDDYASPSGEPISLPRRRHPVLVSDHGRPVESPRPGRDQRPGGQPGRPMEPVPDPEPTLTVQRPAQPPARPASPASAAGLPRRVRQASLAPQLKKEPAQAEPEPQPDDSDPQRDAEMARAKMASLQRGWQRGRQQHTTSADSNGPAGTAPGTTWEGDGR; translated from the coding sequence ATGCGCTTTCGCGGTAAGTCGATCCGCCGGAAGATCGTGGCGCTGTTGCTAGTGCCGCTCGTCTCGCTGACGGCAATCTGGGCCTTCGCTACAGTGATCACCAGTCGTGAGGCCATCCAGCTCATGGACGCGGCCGACGTCATTGACAAGGTCGGTACACCGGCGGAAGACGCGGTGCAGGCCATCCAGAAGGAGCGTCGCCAGACGCTCATCTATCTCGCGGACCGCAATTCCACCGCCCTCGCCCAACTGCGCGAGCGGCAGCACGCCACGGACACGGTGCTGGACAAGCTGCGCGACAACGCGCGCAGCGAGGACACCCGCGACAGCATGAACTCCGACTCGGAGAGTCAGCTCGCCGCGTTCCTCGACAGCACCAAGGGCCTGGACGAACTGCGCGGCAAGGTGGAGAACAACTCCATCAGCCGGTCCAGCGCGTTCGAGAAGTACAACTTCCTGGTGGACGGCGTCTACAACTTCCGTTACGCCCTGCACACCGTGCCCAACGCCGATATCGACAAGCACGGCCGCGCCATCGTCGCGATGATCCGTGCCCGTGAGGCGCTGGCCCGCGAGGACGCCCTGTACGTCGCCGGCGTCACGGCGAAGAAGATCAGCTGGCAGGACCTGCGGAAGATGTCGGACCTGCGGGCCGAGCGCGACCTGATCTACGCCACGAACCTGCCGGTGCTGCCGGTCAAGGAACAGAAGATCATCATGGACTACCGGCGTACGTCGGCGGCCCCCGAGGCGCTGTACAACGTCGAGAACGCCATTCAGAACGCCGGCCCCTCGCGCACCATCGACGTGGTGGACCGCAAGCGCTGGGAAGCCGCGGTCAACCCGTCCCTCGACGACTACGACCGCCTCGGCAAGGAGTACACCGACCGCTACGAGGACGACGTCGTGCGTCCCGAGGCGATGCGGGTCATGCTCCGCGCCGGCGCGGCCGGTGTGCTCGGCTTCCTCGCCCTGCTCGCCTCGCTGTTCGTCTCCATCCGCATCGGCCGCGCCCTCATCCGCGACCTCCAGCGGCTCCGCAAGGACGCGCACGAGGTCTCCGGTGTGCGCCTGCCCAGCGTCATGCGCCGGCTCGCCGCCGGTGAGCAGGTCGACGTCGAGGCCGAGGCGCCCCGCCTGGAGTACGGCGGCGACGAGATGGGCCAGGTGGGCCAGGCCCTCAACACCCTGCAGCGCGCGGCCGTCGAGGCCGCCGTCAAGCAGGCCGACATGCGACGCGGCGTCTCCGAGGTGTTCGTCAACCTCGCCCGCCGGCACCAGGTCCTGCTGCACCGCCAGCTCACCCTCCTCGACGCCATGGAGCGGCGCACCGAGGACACCGACGAGCTCGCCGACCTGTTCCGCCTGGACCACATGACCACCCGCATGCGGCGGCACGCCGAGGGCCTGGTCATCCTCTCCGGCGCGGCGCCCTCCCGGCAGTGGCGCAAGCCCATCCAGCTCATGGACGTGGTCCGCGCGGCGGTCGCCGAGGTCGAGGACTACGAGCGAATAGAGGTGCGCCGGCTGCCGCGCCTGGCCGTGAACGGCCCGGCCGTCGCCGACCTCACCCACCTCATCGCGGAACTCCTGGAGAACGCGGCCGTCTTCTCGCCGCCGCACACCGCCGTGCAGGTGCACGGCGAGCGGGTCTCCAACGGCTTCACGCTGGAGATCCACGACCGCGGCCTCGGCATGGCCCCGGACGCGCTCCTGGAGGCCAACCTCCGCCTCGCCGAGACCCGCGACTTCGAACTGTCCGACACCGACCGGCTGGGCCTGTTCGTGGTCAGCCGCCTCGCCCAGCGCCAGGGCGTGCGGGTCTCCCTGCAGCCCTCCCCGTACGGCGGCACCACCGCGGTCGTGCTCATCCCCGCGAACCTGCTCTCCGAGGGCGAGGTCGACCAGGGCAACGAGCCGTCCGGCGAGGACACCCGCAGGCTGCGCCCCTCCGAGACCGGCATCGCCGCGATCGGTCAGGGCTCCGGTGGGCGCAAGGGCAAGCACGCCCGCGCCCTGGACAACGACCCGTTGGATGGACCGGTCGAGCTGGAGGCACCTATCACGCCGTTCGAGGACGAAGAACCGGACGATGTAGAGGGCGGCTGGTTCCAGGGTCGCGGCGTTCCGCACCCCGGACCGGATGCCACCCCCGCCTCCGAGCACCAGCAGGCGGGCGACGACTACGCGTCGCCCTCCGGCGAGCCGATCTCGCTGCCCCGCCGCCGGCACCCCGTACTGGTCTCCGACCACGGGCGTCCGGTGGAGAGCCCGCGCCCCGGACGCGACCAGCGCCCCGGCGGCCAGCCAGGTCGCCCAATGGAGCCGGTGCCCGACCCCGAGCCCACGCTCACGGTGCAGCGCCCCGCGCAGCCCCCGGCCAGGCCCGCTTCGCCGGCCTCCGCCGCCGGTCTGCCGCGTCGGGTCAGGCAGGCGAGCCTCGCCCCACAGCTCAAGAAGGAGCCCGCCCAGGCGGAGCCGGAACCGCAGCCGGATGACTCGGACCCCCAGCGCGATGCCGAGATGGCGCGGGCCAAGATGGCCTCGCTCCAGCGCGGCTGGCAGCGCGGCCGGCAGCAGCACACCACCTCCGCCGACTCCAACGGCCCGGCGGGCACAGCACCAGGAACGACATGGGAGGGGGACGGTCGATGA
- a CDS encoding DUF742 domain-containing protein, translated as MNGDGEDTARWFDDAAGPVVRPYAMTRGRTRSLTEEKLDLIAVVIADTLRSRSVADQTLSPEHLDIVELSRESPQSVAELAAELDLPVGVVRVLIGDLLHAALVRVSRPVPPAELPDEWILREVINGLRAL; from the coding sequence ATGAACGGAGACGGGGAAGACACAGCCCGTTGGTTCGACGACGCGGCGGGGCCGGTTGTCCGGCCGTACGCCATGACGCGTGGTCGCACCCGCAGTCTGACCGAGGAAAAGCTCGACCTGATAGCGGTCGTCATCGCCGACACTCTTCGGAGCCGGTCGGTAGCCGATCAGACCCTCTCCCCGGAGCATCTCGACATCGTCGAGCTGAGCCGGGAGTCCCCGCAGTCCGTCGCTGAGCTAGCGGCCGAACTCGACCTTCCGGTCGGGGTGGTCCGTGTCCTCATTGGCGACCTGCTGCACGCGGCGCTCGTTCGCGTGTCCCGGCCCGTACCTCCGGCGGAACTGCCGGATGAGTGGATTCTGCGCGAGGTGATCAATGGTCTTCGGGCACTCTGA